One genomic region from Glaciimonas sp. PAMC28666 encodes:
- a CDS encoding M14 family zinc carboxypeptidase: protein MTSPISFAYPTPFELGNGNQTSTWAECVAFYERLAERFPGVLRWWRIGTSDTGLPMHAGLVTADGVFDRETLREQGRPVFFNNNGIHPGEPEGIDACMALVRDFCLEPKRLAALGDTVFLFIPVYNVDGCVNRQSSSRANQLGPEEFGFRGNGQHLDLNRDFIKCDSLAAQVFNRFFNTWDPDVMVDTHTANGADYAYTMTLIPTQPDKLGGGLGDFLRECMLPAIYGDMQRRGWPTCPYVNMLAETPDDGIEDFIDLPRFSTGYAALHHTIGFMPETHMLKPFADRVAAMRTLVEVVLDFSAAQAGRIQQLRRDSRADAGHRTQWPLRWRNDHERPARLRFKGYAAVRTPSRLGDYQRLAYDRNQPWEKDIVHFDRCVEELAVTAPKAYLVPQAWREVIARLEWNGVALQRLDADRLFDAARVYRVLEVGTRATAYEGHMFHDRVLLSTHFEAIQARAGDMLVSLDQPQARYAVETLEPEAHDSFFRWGFFNSVLEKKQASISAYVFEDTALQMLADEPALRQAFDVWKAAHPAQLSDPQAVLWFLFTHGRRHAEPEWRRYPVAALI from the coding sequence ATGACCTCCCCGATCAGCTTTGCCTATCCCACGCCCTTCGAACTCGGCAATGGCAACCAGACCTCCACCTGGGCCGAATGCGTCGCCTTCTACGAGCGACTGGCCGAGCGATTCCCGGGTGTGCTGCGATGGTGGCGGATCGGCACGTCCGACACCGGCCTGCCGATGCACGCGGGCCTGGTCACAGCCGACGGCGTGTTCGACCGAGAAACATTGCGCGAGCAGGGACGCCCGGTGTTCTTCAACAACAACGGTATCCATCCCGGCGAGCCTGAAGGCATCGATGCCTGCATGGCCCTGGTGCGCGACTTCTGCCTTGAGCCCAAGCGACTGGCGGCGCTCGGCGACACGGTGTTCCTTTTCATCCCGGTCTACAACGTCGACGGTTGCGTGAACCGCCAGTCCAGCTCGCGCGCGAACCAGCTCGGCCCCGAGGAGTTCGGCTTTCGGGGCAACGGCCAGCACCTCGACCTAAACCGCGACTTCATCAAGTGCGACAGCCTGGCCGCCCAGGTGTTCAACCGCTTCTTCAACACCTGGGACCCGGATGTGATGGTCGACACCCACACCGCTAACGGTGCCGACTATGCCTACACCATGACCCTGATTCCGACCCAGCCCGACAAGCTTGGCGGCGGCCTGGGCGACTTCCTGCGCGAGTGCATGCTGCCCGCGATCTACGGCGATATGCAGAGGCGCGGCTGGCCGACCTGTCCCTACGTCAACATGCTGGCCGAGACGCCCGACGACGGCATCGAAGATTTTATCGATCTGCCGCGTTTCTCCACCGGCTACGCGGCGCTGCACCACACCATCGGCTTCATGCCCGAGACCCACATGCTCAAGCCCTTCGCCGACCGCGTGGCCGCGATGCGCACGCTGGTCGAGGTGGTGCTGGACTTCAGTGCGGCGCAGGCGGGGCGCATTCAGCAATTGCGGCGCGATTCGCGGGCCGACGCCGGACACCGCACACAGTGGCCGCTGCGCTGGCGTAACGACCACGAGCGGCCGGCCCGCCTTCGCTTCAAGGGCTACGCGGCGGTACGCACGCCAAGCCGGTTGGGCGACTATCAACGGCTCGCCTACGACCGCAACCAGCCGTGGGAGAAGGACATCGTCCACTTCGACCGCTGTGTCGAGGAATTGGCGGTGACAGCACCGAAGGCCTACCTGGTGCCCCAAGCCTGGCGCGAGGTTATCGCGCGACTGGAGTGGAACGGCGTCGCGCTGCAGCGCCTGGACGCCGACCGATTGTTCGATGCGGCCCGGGTGTACCGGGTGCTGGAGGTCGGCACGCGCGCGACCGCTTACGAAGGCCACATGTTCCATGACCGGGTGCTACTGAGCACGCACTTCGAGGCCATCCAGGCGCGCGCGGGTGACATGCTGGTGTCGCTCGACCAGCCCCAGGCCCGCTACGCGGTCGAGACCCTGGAGCCCGAAGCGCACGACAGCTTCTTCCGCTGGGGGTTCTTTAACAGCGTGCTGGAGAAGAAGCAGGCCTCCATCTCAGCCTATGTCTTCGAGGACACGGCTTTGCAAATGCTGGCCGACGAGCCGGCGCTGCGGCAGGCGTTCGACGTATGGAAGGCCGCGCATCCGGCGCAGCTATCCGATCCGCAAGCGGTGCTCTGGTTTCTGTTCACCCACGGCAGGCGCCATGCCGAGCCGGAATGGCGGCGCTATCCGGTGGCAGCGTTGATTTAG
- a CDS encoding aldo/keto reductase family oxidoreductase, translated as MRQFTLGGQFQFPGTNLTVKRVGYGAMQLAGPGVWGPPKDRDGALAVLREAVAAGVNHIDTSDFYGPHVTNQIIREALAPYKDELVIVTKISARRGEDKSWIPAFSPAELTQAVHDNLRNLGVEALDVVNLRAMFSHHGPAEGSIEASVTVLAELQREGLVRHIGLSNVTAAQLREAQAITDIVCVQNNYNLAHREDDALIDELAQQGIAYVPFFPLGGFTPLQSSTLSDVATRLGVTPMQVALAWLLHRSPNILLIPGTSSVAHLRENLASGELALSQETLVELDGIAVASAGEEH; from the coding sequence ATGCGTCAATTCACTCTCGGCGGCCAGTTCCAATTCCCTGGTACGAATTTAACGGTTAAGCGGGTCGGTTACGGCGCCATGCAACTGGCCGGTCCCGGCGTTTGGGGTCCACCTAAGGATCGGGACGGTGCGCTTGCTGTATTGCGCGAGGCCGTTGCGGCAGGCGTGAATCATATCGACACTTCCGACTTCTACGGTCCGCACGTTACCAACCAGATCATTCGGGAAGCGCTCGCACCCTACAAAGACGAGCTGGTCATCGTTACCAAGATCAGTGCGCGTCGCGGTGAGGATAAATCCTGGATTCCCGCATTTTCACCCGCCGAGCTGACGCAGGCCGTCCACGACAATTTGCGTAATTTAGGTGTTGAGGCGCTGGACGTGGTTAACCTCAGAGCGATGTTTAGCCACCATGGTCCTGCCGAAGGATCGATTGAAGCATCCGTGACCGTGTTGGCTGAGTTACAGCGCGAGGGACTGGTGCGTCACATCGGTCTGAGCAACGTTACGGCAGCGCAACTGCGTGAGGCGCAGGCGATCACGGATATTGTGTGTGTGCAGAACAACTATAACTTGGCCCACCGCGAGGACGACGCCTTGATTGACGAACTGGCGCAGCAGGGGATCGCTTACGTTCCATTCTTCCCACTTGGCGGATTCACGCCACTGCAATCCTCTACGCTGTCAGACGTTGCGACTCGCCTTGGGGTAACGCCGATGCAGGTCGCACTGGCCTGGTTGCTGCACCGGTCACCCAATATCCTGTTGATTCCCGGTACCTCGTCGGTGGCGCATCTGCGCGAGAATTTAGCCAGCGGAGAGTTGGCGTTGTCGCAGGAAACGTTGGTCGAGCTAGACGGCATCGCTGTCGCATCAGCGGGGGAAGAGCATTGA
- a CDS encoding Na+/H+ antiporter NhaA, which yields MLGGIEFTMSIFLTNLTFVGQPELVTTSKMAIFLASLTAGVAG from the coding sequence CTGCTCGGTGGTATTGAATTTACGATGTCTATCTTCCTTACGAACCTTACGTTCGTCGGACAACCAGAACTTGTCACTACATCGAAGATGGCAATCTTCCTCGCGTCGTTGACAGCCGGTGTCGCAGGCTAA
- a CDS encoding DMT family transporter — translation MLSYTGGLVLLAALLHASWNAMLHGNRDRFLSMTWMSIAIAGVSTFVVLITPWPPVAAWPYIVASGLVHIVYNVSLVRAYRHGDLAQAYPIARGSSPLLVTLGAALFAHEAIGILHALGIAMISGGMIALALQGGRVSRSSALAALTTGATIALYTVIDGIGVRLSDGQALAYTASMFLFYWLMPVLFVARRGLAALSTPIRTAPMAVGSSLAGGLVSIAAYGIVIWAMQSGAMGTVSALRETSVVFAMLIGRVFLRETVNGKRWLACVIVAGGAVCLGL, via the coding sequence ATGCTCAGTTATACCGGTGGTCTCGTCCTCCTTGCCGCGCTGCTCCACGCCAGCTGGAACGCGATGCTGCACGGCAATCGCGACCGGTTCCTATCCATGACCTGGATGAGCATCGCCATCGCGGGGGTCTCCACTTTCGTCGTTTTGATCACGCCGTGGCCGCCCGTCGCGGCGTGGCCGTATATCGTCGCATCCGGGCTGGTGCATATCGTCTATAACGTGAGCCTGGTGCGCGCGTATCGCCATGGTGATCTGGCGCAAGCGTATCCGATTGCACGCGGTTCGTCGCCGCTGCTCGTCACGCTCGGCGCAGCGCTCTTCGCGCATGAGGCGATCGGCATCTTGCACGCTCTCGGAATCGCGATGATATCGGGCGGCATGATCGCGCTAGCGCTGCAGGGCGGCCGCGTGTCGCGTTCAAGTGCGTTAGCCGCCCTGACGACCGGCGCAACGATCGCGCTCTATACCGTGATCGACGGCATCGGCGTGCGGTTATCCGACGGTCAGGCGCTCGCTTACACGGCGTCAATGTTCCTGTTCTATTGGTTGATGCCGGTGCTGTTCGTCGCGAGGCGTGGCTTAGCGGCTCTATCAACACCAATACGGACCGCACCCATGGCGGTCGGCTCGTCGCTCGCTGGCGGCCTGGTGTCGATCGCGGCGTATGGCATCGTGATCTGGGCGATGCAGTCCGGCGCGATGGGCACGGTATCGGCGTTGCGCGAGACCAGCGTAGTGTTCGCGATGTTGATCGGGCGGGTGTTTCTGCGGGAAACGGTCAATGGAAAGCGCTGGCTCGCGTGCGTGATCGTCGCGGGCGGGGCGGTTTGTCTCGGGCTCTGA
- a CDS encoding LysE family translocator: MTSEFTFPFFALSTAVILLTPGPTNTLLAAAGLQRGTKAALPLIACELLGYLIAISVWGAVLAPLQSSYLWVALLARSASSLYLIYIAVTVWRTASALPASGQRSIGPKALFVATLLNPKALLFSSAIFPAVAADNIQLYLAATALFSCLLIPIGIAWIVFGAALANGRLQFVDRVKLQRAASLLLCAFSASIAWATFR, translated from the coding sequence ATGACATCTGAATTCACCTTCCCTTTTTTTGCCCTCAGTACGGCTGTGATACTTCTAACGCCGGGGCCGACCAACACCTTGCTGGCGGCGGCTGGCCTGCAACGAGGTACAAAAGCCGCGTTGCCTTTAATTGCCTGCGAACTGCTCGGCTACCTGATTGCGATCTCGGTATGGGGTGCCGTGCTTGCGCCCTTACAAAGCAGCTATCTTTGGGTAGCACTTCTGGCACGCTCAGCCAGCAGCCTTTATTTAATTTATATTGCGGTGACGGTATGGCGAACTGCGTCCGCGCTGCCAGCCTCGGGACAACGGTCGATTGGTCCCAAAGCCTTATTCGTGGCGACCCTTCTCAACCCCAAGGCCCTGCTTTTTTCATCCGCGATTTTCCCCGCTGTCGCCGCTGACAATATTCAACTCTATTTGGCAGCAACGGCATTGTTCTCTTGCCTCTTGATCCCTATCGGCATCGCCTGGATCGTGTTCGGCGCAGCGTTAGCCAACGGCCGCTTGCAGTTTGTGGATCGGGTCAAGTTGCAGCGTGCAGCTTCGTTGTTACTGTGTGCGTTTTCGGCGTCTATCGCTTGGGCGACATTTCGCTAA
- a CDS encoding ADP-ribosyltransferase domain-containing protein, with amino-acid sequence MKISVPCTNINYEVVGHAPKPVQVQHAPWSTRAADLIPFKFRNARPAWITRLAAENSSYVFSTESRHAALIVVNGVSQQAMTDTCIVSRYQAPGPGYQADSKMHAEFEHWAAKLKLSNEGMQSYSINELLEYFNSAEFRDKNPSLVDLPAHEATAIYIHTAQDYEIETGTQKNEPVYRAVNAALRFAAGATEEQAALLNAKVTEFSPYIATLVSGLNFLKRQESFEGVVYRGLKLHATEIEKYRELQISGGIYCSPAFMSTTLDKDAAQCFEETSPFNVGLVADLLSGVSVSSLSQAESEEEILVAPNAKFRVTNVQSQSFSSSTDDYPAVIIHLQQVRDYPGQSRN; translated from the coding sequence ATGAAAATTTCAGTTCCATGCACAAATATTAATTATGAAGTTGTTGGACACGCACCAAAGCCGGTGCAAGTTCAGCATGCGCCATGGTCCACTCGCGCCGCTGATCTTATTCCATTCAAGTTTAGGAACGCGCGCCCAGCATGGATTACCCGATTGGCGGCAGAGAATTCAAGTTACGTGTTTTCGACCGAAAGCCGTCACGCGGCCCTTATCGTCGTGAATGGTGTGTCACAGCAGGCTATGACTGATACGTGCATTGTCTCCAGGTATCAAGCCCCCGGCCCTGGCTATCAAGCCGACAGTAAAATGCATGCCGAATTCGAACATTGGGCAGCCAAGTTGAAATTATCCAATGAAGGGATGCAGTCATACTCTATCAACGAGTTATTGGAATATTTCAACAGTGCAGAATTTCGGGATAAAAATCCGTCTCTGGTTGACCTACCCGCGCATGAAGCAACAGCCATATACATCCATACCGCTCAAGACTATGAAATCGAAACTGGAACACAAAAAAATGAACCGGTTTACCGAGCAGTGAATGCGGCATTACGATTTGCCGCTGGGGCCACAGAAGAACAAGCGGCGTTGCTCAATGCAAAAGTGACTGAATTCTCTCCATATATTGCAACATTGGTGTCCGGTCTAAATTTCCTGAAACGTCAGGAATCGTTCGAAGGCGTTGTATATAGAGGCTTAAAGCTTCACGCAACTGAGATCGAAAAATATCGCGAATTGCAAATATCCGGCGGCATATATTGTTCGCCTGCTTTTATGAGTACAACTCTCGATAAAGATGCGGCCCAATGTTTTGAAGAAACTAGCCCTTTTAATGTGGGATTAGTTGCGGATTTGTTGTCAGGCGTATCCGTCAGCTCCTTATCTCAGGCAGAGAGCGAGGAAGAAATATTGGTAGCGCCCAACGCCAAATTTAGAGTCACGAACGTCCAATCACAGTCATTTTCAAGCAGCACTGACGACTATCCGGCGGTAATTATTCATCTGCAGCAAGTGCGCGATTACCCAGGACAATCACGCAATTGA
- a CDS encoding NIPSNAP family protein, with the protein MVTCFLRYVIDPYKLNEFEHYGKIWIPLVEKFGGQHHGYFLPSEGTNNVALAMFTFPSLALYEEYRARSLQDSECQAAFQYAEDTRCILSYERSFFRPVFK; encoded by the coding sequence ATGGTTACCTGCTTTTTGCGCTACGTCATTGATCCATACAAGCTCAACGAATTTGAGCACTACGGTAAAATCTGGATTCCGCTAGTCGAAAAGTTTGGCGGACAGCACCATGGGTATTTTCTTCCGTCAGAAGGAACCAATAACGTCGCTCTCGCGATGTTCACATTTCCGTCGCTCGCATTGTATGAAGAGTATAGAGCAAGATCACTTCAAGACTCGGAATGCCAGGCCGCATTCCAATACGCCGAGGACACCCGTTGCATCCTCAGCTATGAGCGTAGCTTCTTCCGTCCAGTCTTCAAGTGA
- a CDS encoding TetR family transcriptional regulator → MASADTPLTLGRVLTTAEDVIRRFGPAKATVVDVAKALGVSHTAVYRHVATKAQLRDLVVARWAEATMPPLRAVAARTDPSPQRLRELFDVLIAVKRRRAIDDPELFAAYRTLAADAQSVAAAHVGELIELAASVIRAGVKDGAFRSVDPVRTARAILFATSRFHHPAHAAEWIDLTIDVAYNDVWKLLMQGLCNGDSST, encoded by the coding sequence ATGGCGTCTGCTGACACGCCACTCACGCTCGGTAGGGTACTGACCACAGCGGAGGATGTTATTCGCCGTTTCGGCCCGGCCAAGGCAACGGTAGTCGACGTCGCCAAGGCGTTGGGCGTAAGTCACACTGCCGTCTACCGGCACGTAGCGACGAAGGCACAGCTGAGGGACCTGGTCGTCGCACGCTGGGCGGAAGCAACCATGCCGCCGCTAAGGGCCGTCGCCGCCAGAACGGACCCCAGCCCTCAGCGGTTACGGGAGTTGTTTGATGTCCTGATCGCCGTTAAACGCCGTCGCGCCATTGACGACCCTGAACTGTTCGCTGCTTACCGTACATTGGCGGCAGACGCCCAGTCCGTCGCTGCGGCGCACGTGGGTGAACTGATCGAGTTGGCTGCTAGTGTTATCCGTGCGGGTGTGAAAGACGGCGCGTTTCGTAGCGTTGATCCCGTGCGAACGGCGAGAGCGATACTGTTCGCCACTAGCCGTTTCCACCATCCCGCGCATGCAGCCGAGTGGATCGATCTGACGATCGATGTCGCCTACAACGACGTGTGGAAGCTGCTCATGCAAGGGCTCTGCAACGGCGACAGCAGCACATAG
- a CDS encoding AraC family transcriptional regulator — protein sequence MIDPLAEVVTLLQPHAPFSKVVSGAGPWRVRRSEAGQPFYCVILGGSCHLLVDGHALIELQEGDFVLIPSAHGFTLSSLDPATSEDLDTVPVALLHGAFRLGVQSGPPDVLLLVGHFVFGSPDAALLVSLLPQLIHVRGEKRLATIVQLVSEESRALRPGRDVILARLLEVLLIETLRSTVETVASPGLLRGLADERLAVAIRRMHENMAQPWTVAQLAKEAALSRSAFFERFMRAVGVAPMEYLLRWRMALAKNLLRRKEAGVAEVAERVGYGSASAFSVAFTRHVGLPPTRYVREQMALQDQ from the coding sequence ATGATCGATCCGCTTGCGGAGGTTGTCACCCTGCTCCAACCGCACGCCCCGTTCTCAAAAGTCGTGAGCGGCGCAGGTCCGTGGCGGGTTCGCCGTTCGGAAGCCGGACAGCCCTTCTACTGCGTGATTCTCGGCGGTTCGTGCCACCTTCTGGTCGATGGACACGCGCTGATCGAACTTCAGGAAGGTGACTTTGTCTTGATTCCTTCAGCGCACGGCTTCACGCTGTCAAGCCTTGACCCGGCGACATCGGAGGATCTCGATACAGTGCCCGTCGCACTGCTCCACGGTGCGTTCAGGCTCGGCGTTCAAAGCGGGCCGCCTGACGTTCTATTACTGGTGGGCCATTTCGTCTTTGGCTCCCCGGACGCGGCCTTGCTGGTGTCGCTTCTCCCACAACTCATTCACGTTCGCGGCGAAAAGAGGCTGGCCACGATCGTGCAACTTGTGAGTGAAGAGTCGCGCGCACTGCGACCCGGTCGTGATGTCATCCTGGCTCGCCTTCTTGAGGTTCTTCTCATTGAAACCCTCCGATCCACAGTGGAGACTGTCGCGTCGCCAGGTCTCTTGCGTGGGCTTGCCGACGAACGTCTCGCGGTCGCAATACGACGCATGCACGAGAATATGGCGCAGCCATGGACGGTTGCGCAACTGGCGAAAGAAGCGGCCCTTTCGCGCTCGGCGTTCTTCGAACGATTCATGCGCGCTGTGGGGGTCGCCCCAATGGAGTATCTGCTCCGTTGGCGCATGGCTTTGGCAAAGAATTTGCTGCGACGCAAAGAAGCTGGCGTCGCAGAAGTTGCTGAACGCGTCGGCTACGGCTCGGCAAGTGCTTTTAGCGTCGCATTCACCCGTCATGTCGGCTTGCCGCCAACGCGTTATGTACGGGAGCAAATGGCATTGCAAGACCAGTAG
- a CDS encoding LysR substrate-binding domain-containing protein gives MKRVLPPLNALRAFEVAGRLGSFKEAAAELHVTHGAVSQQVRLLEEWLAAPLFERHNRRVVLTLAAKAYLEEIGPLFEQLSQATTRYGVPLTASRTLSVNASATFTLRWLVPRLAKFRAEHGEVEVKVETSNASVESLKDIYDVVIRGGPDTFYGYAMRPFLSEERVPVCSPALLQRLPLRITEDLRLHTLLHTSSLPRLWPDWLARAQAPALRPASALTFDHFFLTLQAAIDGIGIAMGPTALVADDLAAGRLVAPLPGPGLPSRSYCTYIPDGKTTDELVVQFCAWLEHEGGVYKRFPNE, from the coding sequence ATGAAACGGGTATTACCTCCACTCAATGCCTTGCGTGCCTTCGAGGTCGCAGGCCGACTCGGCAGCTTTAAGGAAGCAGCCGCGGAATTGCACGTGACGCACGGTGCGGTGAGCCAGCAGGTGCGCCTGCTGGAAGAGTGGCTGGCTGCACCGTTATTCGAACGGCATAACCGGCGCGTGGTGCTTACGCTGGCCGCGAAGGCCTATTTGGAGGAAATCGGCCCTCTGTTCGAGCAGCTTTCACAGGCAACAACGCGATATGGTGTCCCTCTGACCGCTTCCCGCACTTTAAGCGTGAACGCTTCTGCAACATTCACGTTACGCTGGCTGGTGCCGAGACTGGCGAAGTTCCGTGCCGAGCATGGCGAAGTGGAGGTCAAAGTGGAGACGTCAAACGCGTCGGTGGAGAGTCTCAAAGACATCTATGACGTGGTCATCCGCGGCGGACCGGACACCTTCTATGGCTATGCGATGCGGCCGTTCCTGTCTGAGGAAAGGGTACCGGTGTGCAGTCCTGCGCTTTTGCAGCGGCTGCCGCTTCGGATCACAGAGGATCTGCGGCTACATACTTTATTACACACGTCGAGTCTTCCGCGGCTTTGGCCGGATTGGTTGGCGCGGGCACAAGCTCCTGCACTCAGACCCGCTTCCGCCCTCACCTTCGATCACTTCTTTCTGACGTTGCAGGCTGCCATTGATGGAATCGGCATCGCGATGGGACCGACTGCGCTGGTCGCAGACGATCTCGCCGCCGGTCGGCTGGTCGCGCCCTTACCAGGCCCTGGTCTGCCATCGCGAAGCTATTGCACTTACATTCCGGATGGAAAAACTACAGATGAGCTGGTCGTGCAGTTTTGCGCGTGGCTCGAACACGAGGGGGGCGTTTATAAACGGTTCCCTAACGAGTGA
- a CDS encoding SDR family oxidoreductase has product MKTVLITGCSSGFGLATAQYFLDRDWRVIATMRAPREDVLPRSALLRIIALDITDLESIRLAVEAAGPIDVLVNNAGIGVLGALEGTSLETARAVFETNTLGTMAMTQAVLPQFRQRKAGVIVNVTSSVTLKPLPLLSVYTASKSAVNAFTESLALELAQFNIRVNLVLPGRAPETRFGENAQSRMQGGIPEAYGVLAQSVFAEWGQSSAVTRALDVAEAVWHAANEPSSPLRIAAGADAVALAESSCP; this is encoded by the coding sequence ATGAAAACCGTCCTCATCACCGGATGCTCATCCGGTTTCGGGCTCGCCACCGCCCAGTACTTCCTTGATCGCGATTGGCGTGTCATCGCGACGATGCGCGCGCCGCGCGAAGACGTTCTGCCGCGTTCCGCGCTTCTGCGCATAATCGCCCTCGACATTACTGACCTTGAGAGCATCCGTCTGGCCGTGGAGGCCGCAGGGCCGATTGATGTCCTGGTCAATAATGCAGGCATAGGTGTGCTGGGCGCTCTTGAAGGCACCTCGCTGGAAACGGCGCGCGCGGTGTTCGAAACCAACACACTTGGCACAATGGCCATGACTCAGGCGGTGCTGCCTCAGTTCCGACAACGCAAGGCCGGGGTTATCGTGAACGTGACGTCGAGTGTGACGTTGAAGCCACTGCCTCTGCTATCCGTGTATACCGCGAGCAAAAGCGCCGTGAACGCATTCACCGAGTCACTTGCGCTGGAACTCGCACAATTCAATATACGCGTCAACCTGGTGCTGCCGGGACGAGCCCCGGAGACCCGCTTCGGTGAAAACGCGCAATCTCGAATGCAAGGTGGCATCCCCGAGGCCTACGGCGTTCTAGCGCAGAGTGTCTTCGCGGAATGGGGGCAGTCGTCTGCGGTCACGCGGGCACTGGATGTGGCAGAAGCGGTGTGGCATGCAGCGAACGAGCCCTCGTCCCCGCTTCGCATTGCTGCCGGCGCCGATGCAGTGGCGTTAGCCGAGTCAAGCTGCCCCTAA
- a CDS encoding ABC transporter permease: MNIYAIRAIYYFEMARTRRTLMQSIAAPVISTVLYFVVFGAAIGGHMMKVDGVVYGAFIIPGLIMMSLMTQSIANASFGIYMPQFSGTIYEVLSAPISAVEIVAGYVGAAATKSIILGVLILITARFFVVFEIAHPLFMIVFLVLIAVTFSMFGFIIGIWADGFEKLQIVPLLVVTPLAFLGGSFYSIKMLPEAWQTVALFNPVVYLISGFRWSFYGSADMPVEISVGMALVFLSICMAIIYWIFKTGYKLKR, encoded by the coding sequence ATGAACATTTATGCAATTCGGGCCATCTATTACTTTGAAATGGCACGTACTCGTCGCACGCTAATGCAGAGTATCGCCGCCCCGGTGATTTCGACTGTCCTGTACTTCGTGGTATTCGGCGCCGCAATCGGCGGCCATATGATGAAGGTGGACGGAGTGGTTTATGGCGCGTTCATCATTCCCGGTCTGATCATGATGTCCTTGATGACGCAAAGCATCGCCAATGCGTCGTTCGGCATTTATATGCCGCAGTTTTCCGGGACGATATACGAAGTGTTGTCGGCGCCCATTTCGGCAGTGGAAATCGTTGCAGGTTATGTCGGTGCGGCGGCTACCAAGTCGATCATACTGGGTGTACTAATCCTGATTACAGCGCGGTTTTTCGTCGTTTTCGAAATCGCGCATCCCTTATTCATGATCGTGTTCCTGGTGCTGATCGCAGTGACCTTTTCCATGTTCGGTTTCATTATCGGGATCTGGGCCGATGGATTTGAAAAGCTGCAAATCGTTCCCTTGTTGGTTGTCACACCACTTGCTTTCCTGGGCGGCAGTTTTTATTCAATCAAAATGTTACCCGAGGCCTGGCAGACCGTCGCCTTGTTCAACCCTGTGGTCTATTTGATTAGCGGGTTCCGCTGGAGCTTTTATGGCAGTGCGGACATGCCAGTGGAAATCAGCGTCGGCATGGCGCTGGTCTTTCTGTCTATTTGCATGGCGATTATTTATTGGATATTCAAGACTGGATACAAGCTCAAACGCTAA